In Rhizobium sp. ZPR4, a genomic segment contains:
- a CDS encoding SDR family oxidoreductase — protein sequence MNRLNGKVAIVTGASSGIGRTTAKLFAAEGAKVIIGARRAAELESLAAEIKATGGEAAVLAGDVRSEDYHKALVALAVERYGKLDIAFNNAGTLGEAGPSTEVSEAGFAEALTINLTASFLAAKHQIGEMIKHGGGSVIFTSTFVGHTVSFPGVAAYAASKSGLIGLTQTLAAEFGPQNVRVNAVLPGAVDTDMYREMNDTADKQAFVTNLHALKRVAGPEEIARSVLYLASDDASFVSGTASLVDGGLSITRT from the coding sequence ATGAACCGCTTGAATGGAAAAGTTGCAATCGTCACCGGCGCCAGCTCCGGCATCGGCCGCACCACGGCAAAGCTCTTCGCCGCCGAAGGCGCCAAGGTCATCATCGGTGCTCGCCGCGCGGCAGAGCTTGAAAGCCTTGCCGCCGAGATCAAGGCTACCGGCGGTGAAGCTGCCGTATTGGCTGGCGATGTACGCTCGGAAGACTACCACAAGGCACTGGTCGCCCTTGCCGTCGAGCGCTACGGCAAGCTTGATATTGCCTTCAACAATGCCGGCACGCTCGGCGAGGCCGGTCCCAGCACCGAAGTTTCGGAGGCGGGCTTTGCCGAAGCATTGACGATCAACCTCACCGCATCGTTCCTCGCCGCCAAGCATCAGATCGGCGAAATGATCAAGCACGGCGGTGGTTCGGTGATCTTCACATCGACCTTCGTCGGCCATACCGTCAGCTTCCCCGGCGTTGCCGCCTATGCGGCTAGCAAATCCGGCCTGATCGGCTTGACGCAGACGCTAGCCGCCGAATTCGGCCCGCAGAATGTGCGCGTCAATGCCGTACTGCCAGGTGCCGTCGATACCGATATGTATCGCGAAATGAACGACACGGCCGACAAGCAGGCTTTCGTCACCAACCTGCATGCGCTGAAGCGCGTTGCCGGCCCCGAAGAGATTGCCCGCTCGGTGCTCTATCTCGCCTCCGATGACGCAAGCTTCGTCAGCGGCACGGCTTCGCTCGTTGACGGCGGCCTTTCGATTACGCGCACCTGA
- the otsB gene encoding trehalose-phosphatase, whose protein sequence is MSSQEQPEQGEAKPRPLNEPALTALSLYPQDWALFLDIDGTLLDLAERPEAIVVPDYLPGTLHALSRQLGGALALVTGRAIEFVDPLFAPFRFPVAGLHGAERRDAAGRLRRAHIPPAFQALKDVIRHEALAWPGAIVEDKGAAVAVHFRHAPANEAAISEAMQRHLEEAGPDWTLQRGKMVIEICPSHASKGHAVEAFLTEEPFEGRRPVAIGDDVTDETMFAAANRVGGQSVRIGDASGKTLARASIASPARLRDVLATLVK, encoded by the coding sequence ATGTCTTCTCAGGAACAGCCCGAACAGGGTGAAGCCAAGCCGAGGCCGCTGAACGAGCCGGCCCTTACCGCACTCTCATTGTATCCGCAGGACTGGGCCTTGTTCCTCGACATCGATGGAACCCTGCTCGATCTTGCCGAAAGACCGGAAGCGATCGTTGTTCCGGACTATCTGCCCGGAACGCTGCATGCGCTATCCCGTCAACTCGGCGGCGCGCTCGCCTTGGTGACAGGCCGCGCCATCGAATTCGTCGATCCCCTTTTCGCCCCTTTCCGCTTTCCCGTCGCCGGTCTGCATGGCGCGGAACGGCGCGATGCGGCTGGACGGCTGCGGCGCGCGCATATTCCGCCCGCTTTCCAGGCGTTGAAGGACGTCATTCGACATGAAGCGCTCGCCTGGCCCGGCGCCATCGTCGAGGATAAGGGGGCTGCCGTCGCGGTTCACTTCCGGCATGCACCGGCAAACGAGGCTGCGATCAGTGAAGCCATGCAACGCCATCTGGAGGAAGCCGGTCCCGACTGGACCCTGCAGCGCGGCAAGATGGTAATCGAAATCTGCCCTTCCCACGCCAGCAAGGGACATGCGGTCGAGGCGTTTCTCACCGAGGAGCCGTTCGAGGGACGCCGCCCGGTCGCGATCGGTGACGACGTGACCGACGAGACGATGTTTGCCGCCGCCAACCGTGTCGGCGGCCAATCCGTGCGCATTGGCGATGCCAGCGGAAAAACGCTGGCGCGTGCATCCATTGCCTCGCCCGCGCGTTTAAGAGACGTGCTGGCAACGCTCGTCAAATAA
- the coaBC gene encoding bifunctional phosphopantothenoylcysteine decarboxylase/phosphopantothenate--cysteine ligase CoaBC — protein sequence MVLAGKRILLIISGGIAAYKSLDLIRRLRERGASVRPVMTSGAQEFITPLAVGALAADHVFTDLFSRQDEQDVGHIRLARDCDLVLIAPATADLLAKMANGLADDLASTVLLATDRPVLAAPAMNPKMWAHPATKRNIETLRGDGIAFVGPMTGEMAESGEVGAGRMAEPLDIVAAVERRLDNGAKPLAGKKAIVTSGPTHEPIDPVRYIANRSSGRQGHAIAAALAALGADVTLVSGPVTIPDPVGLNVIHVERADEMRDAVLAALPADIAVMVAAVADWRVASASDQKIKKHPGESIPTLALTENPDILKTVGHHTQRPKLVIGFAAETQDVESNARAKLERKGADFIVANDVSPATGIMGGTHNRVKIISHHGVEQWPDLDKDEVAVRLAALIAAQFTQG from the coding sequence ATGGTTCTCGCAGGAAAGCGCATCCTTCTCATCATCTCCGGCGGTATCGCGGCCTATAAGAGCCTCGATCTCATCCGCCGATTGCGCGAGCGCGGCGCAAGCGTGCGGCCCGTCATGACATCGGGTGCGCAGGAGTTCATCACGCCGCTTGCCGTCGGCGCGCTGGCCGCCGACCATGTCTTCACCGATCTGTTTTCACGTCAGGACGAGCAGGATGTCGGCCATATCAGGCTGGCGCGCGACTGCGATCTCGTGCTGATCGCGCCGGCAACGGCCGATCTGCTCGCCAAGATGGCAAACGGGCTGGCGGACGATCTTGCCTCGACCGTATTGCTCGCCACGGACCGGCCCGTGCTCGCCGCCCCCGCCATGAACCCGAAGATGTGGGCGCATCCGGCGACCAAGCGCAACATCGAGACGCTGCGTGGCGATGGCATCGCCTTCGTCGGGCCGATGACCGGCGAAATGGCCGAGAGCGGCGAGGTCGGCGCCGGCCGGATGGCGGAACCGCTCGATATCGTCGCCGCTGTTGAGAGACGTCTGGATAACGGCGCCAAGCCGCTTGCCGGCAAGAAGGCGATCGTCACTTCGGGACCGACGCATGAGCCGATCGACCCTGTACGTTATATCGCCAACCGCTCATCGGGACGGCAAGGTCATGCGATCGCCGCAGCGCTCGCGGCGCTCGGTGCCGATGTCACCCTCGTTTCCGGCCCGGTCACCATACCCGATCCGGTTGGCCTCAACGTCATCCATGTCGAGCGGGCAGATGAGATGCGTGATGCCGTTCTGGCTGCTCTGCCCGCCGATATAGCCGTGATGGTGGCGGCGGTTGCGGACTGGCGCGTCGCCTCGGCGTCGGATCAGAAGATCAAGAAGCATCCGGGCGAGTCGATCCCGACGCTGGCGCTCACGGAAAATCCGGACATTCTGAAGACGGTCGGCCATCACACGCAGCGACCGAAACTCGTCATCGGCTTTGCCGCCGAGACGCAGGATGTCGAGAGCAATGCCCGCGCCAAGCTGGAACGCAAGGGTGCCGACTTCATCGTTGCCAACGACGTTTCACCGGCGACCGGCATCATGGGTGGCACGCACAACCGTGTGAAGATCATCAGCCATCACGGTGTCGAACAGTGGCCCGATCTCGACAAGGATGAGGTGGCCGTGCGGCTCGCGGCACTGATCGCAGCTCAGTTTACGCAGGGATAG
- the otsA gene encoding alpha,alpha-trehalose-phosphate synthase (UDP-forming), whose amino-acid sequence MSRLIIVSNRVSVPDHKGAAAAGGLAVALQAALAERGGIWMGWSGKSSGDVEPEPLQMTQDGNITYALTDLTQTDVEEYYQGFANRVLWPICHYRLDLAEYARKEMTGYFRVNRFFAHRLAPLIEPDDIIWVHDYHLIPLAAELRQMGLKNRIGFFLHIPWPPADVVLAMPVHEEIMRGLSSYDLLGFQTDHDLENFAGCLKREGMGIEKSPGHFSAHGHDFRGGAYSIGIETAGFAEFARRAASHSMVQKVRQSIEGRDLILGVDRLDYSKGITQRIDAFERFITNNPAHQRNVTYLQITPKSRSEVPEYEAMQHAVAEQAGRVNGAIGTVDWVPIRYINRSISRPILAGLYRLAKVGLVTPLRDGMNLVAKEYVAAQDPDNPGVLVLSRFAGAARKLKGALLVNPYDVDGTANALARAINMPLQERQERWRGMMDYLLENDVSHWCETFLNDLTSE is encoded by the coding sequence TTGAGTCGTCTCATCATCGTTTCCAACCGCGTTTCCGTGCCCGACCACAAGGGCGCGGCAGCCGCCGGTGGCCTTGCCGTGGCGCTGCAGGCTGCCCTTGCCGAGCGCGGCGGCATCTGGATGGGCTGGTCCGGAAAATCGAGCGGCGACGTCGAGCCGGAACCGCTGCAGATGACGCAGGACGGCAATATCACCTATGCCCTCACCGATCTGACCCAGACCGACGTCGAGGAATATTATCAGGGCTTTGCCAACCGCGTGCTCTGGCCGATCTGCCACTACAGGCTCGATCTTGCCGAATATGCCCGCAAGGAAATGACCGGCTATTTCCGCGTCAACCGCTTCTTTGCCCATCGGCTGGCGCCGCTCATCGAACCCGACGACATCATCTGGGTGCATGACTATCATCTCATTCCGCTGGCGGCGGAGCTCAGGCAAATGGGTCTGAAGAACCGTATCGGCTTCTTCCTGCACATTCCCTGGCCGCCGGCCGATGTCGTGCTTGCCATGCCGGTGCATGAAGAGATCATGCGTGGTCTTTCCTCCTACGACCTGCTCGGGTTCCAGACGGACCATGATCTGGAAAACTTCGCGGGCTGCCTGAAACGCGAGGGCATGGGCATCGAGAAAAGCCCCGGCCACTTCAGCGCCCATGGCCATGATTTTCGCGGCGGCGCCTATTCGATCGGCATCGAGACGGCAGGCTTTGCCGAATTCGCCCGCAGGGCCGCGTCGCACAGCATGGTGCAGAAGGTCCGCCAGAGCATCGAAGGTCGCGACCTGATCCTCGGCGTCGACCGACTCGACTACTCCAAGGGCATCACGCAGCGCATCGACGCCTTCGAGCGCTTCATCACCAACAACCCGGCTCACCAACGCAACGTCACCTATCTGCAGATCACGCCGAAATCGCGCTCGGAAGTGCCGGAATACGAGGCAATGCAGCATGCCGTCGCCGAACAGGCCGGCCGGGTCAACGGCGCGATCGGCACGGTCGACTGGGTTCCCATCCGCTATATCAACCGCTCGATCAGCCGCCCGATCCTGGCGGGTCTCTACAGGCTCGCGAAGGTTGGGCTGGTGACGCCGCTGCGCGACGGCATGAACCTCGTTGCCAAGGAATATGTTGCTGCGCAGGACCCGGATAATCCCGGTGTGCTGGTGCTCTCGCGCTTTGCCGGCGCCGCGCGAAAGCTGAAGGGTGCCCTTTTGGTCAACCCGTATGATGTCGACGGCACCGCCAACGCGCTGGCGCGCGCCATCAACATGCCACTGCAGGAGCGGCAGGAGCGCTGGCGCGGCATGATG
- a CDS encoding class II glutamine amidotransferase, with translation MCRWAAYRGDPLYLEELVSSPAHSLIEQSHCATRAKTATNGDGFGIAWYGDRPEPGRYRDILPAWSDCNLKSLARQIRSPLFLAHVRAATGGGTRRDNCHPFVFENWSFQHNGQISNFDRLRRPMEAMLDDRLFNARSGTTDSELLFLLAMHFGMDANPIAAMAETIGFVEGLSLHLTGSVLVRFTAAFSDGKSLYAIRYATDRKAPTLYASPVGSGNCLVSEPLNDDVDAWREIPDGSAVMIDDTGVHVTPFQPEERAAAERQPIAAIPA, from the coding sequence ATGTGTCGCTGGGCAGCCTATCGTGGAGACCCCCTCTATCTGGAGGAGCTGGTGTCTTCACCTGCCCACTCCCTGATCGAACAATCCCATTGCGCCACCCGCGCCAAGACGGCGACCAACGGTGATGGTTTCGGCATCGCCTGGTACGGCGATCGGCCGGAGCCCGGGCGCTATCGCGATATCCTGCCGGCTTGGTCCGATTGCAATCTGAAGAGCCTTGCGCGGCAGATCCGCTCGCCGCTCTTCCTCGCCCATGTCCGCGCGGCCACCGGCGGCGGCACGCGGCGCGACAATTGCCATCCCTTCGTCTTCGAGAACTGGTCGTTCCAGCACAACGGCCAGATTTCCAATTTCGACCGCCTTCGCCGGCCGATGGAAGCCATGCTCGACGACCGGCTTTTCAATGCCCGCAGCGGCACCACCGATTCCGAACTTCTGTTCCTGCTGGCAATGCATTTCGGCATGGATGCCAATCCGATCGCGGCGATGGCTGAAACCATCGGCTTCGTTGAGGGGCTGTCATTGCATCTGACCGGATCGGTGCTGGTGCGCTTTACGGCGGCCTTTTCCGACGGCAAGTCGCTTTATGCCATACGCTATGCGACCGACCGCAAGGCACCGACGCTTTACGCCTCACCGGTCGGGTCCGGCAATTGCCTCGTTTCCGAGCCGCTGAACGACGATGTGGATGCCTGGCGCGAGATCCCCGATGGCAGCGCGGTCATGATCGATGACACCGGCGTCCACGTCACGCCCTTCCAGCCGGAAGAGCGAGCAGCCGCAGAGCGCCAGCCGATAGCCGCTATCCCTGCGTAA
- a CDS encoding ester cyclase — MKVAMIALPIMAAAMPAFAERAYSPQEQKNKEIVLDFYQKALNDKDFDAASKYLGKYIQHNPMAADGPEGLRGFLEYLKKNYPQSKSEIKRVMVDGDYVILRVHAIRQPGDRGSAIVDIFRVEDNKIQEHWDSVQPIPETSKNNNTMF; from the coding sequence ATGAAAGTCGCGATGATCGCCCTGCCAATCATGGCCGCTGCCATGCCGGCCTTTGCCGAGCGTGCCTATTCGCCGCAAGAGCAGAAGAACAAGGAGATCGTTCTGGATTTCTACCAGAAGGCGCTGAACGACAAGGATTTCGACGCTGCCTCCAAATATCTCGGCAAGTACATCCAGCACAATCCGATGGCCGCCGATGGTCCCGAAGGCCTGCGTGGTTTCCTTGAGTACCTGAAGAAAAACTATCCGCAGTCGAAGAGCGAGATCAAGCGCGTGATGGTCGACGGCGATTATGTCATCCTGCGCGTCCACGCCATTCGCCAGCCCGGCGACCGCGGCAGCGCCATCGTTGATATCTTCCGGGTCGAGGACAACAAGATCCAGGAACATTGGGATTCGGTGCAGCCGATCCCCGAGACGTCGAAGAACAATAATACGATGTTCTGA